A stretch of the Streptomyces sp. NBC_00078 genome encodes the following:
- a CDS encoding PQQ-binding-like beta-propeller repeat protein encodes MRFPSWARRARRGWRSPSSPPSTDCLRRRPAVADGPVFLPGEKLTAIDADTGATVWTLPPSGRRGFHDPTVIDGVLYATDLDRGIRAANAGNGNRIRLCEDGNRLTREGSCGPGRRCSTAPPVTWAAASSRWWPGPAGCVRCTWTDSTDATGPLPGRPVGQPAAGDGRAGGPRPAGRPTLSSAADAVVRRRSRDALWRGGRARKQPLPLVSVS; translated from the coding sequence CTGCGCTTTCCGAGTTGGGCGCGACGGGCCCGTCGGGGGTGGCGAAGTCCGAGTTCGCCGCCGTCGACGGACTGCCTTCGTCGGCGGCCCGCGGTCGCGGACGGCCCGGTCTTTCTGCCGGGTGAGAAGCTGACGGCCATCGACGCTGACACGGGCGCCACCGTGTGGACGCTCCCGCCGAGTGGCCGCCGCGGCTTCCACGACCCGACCGTCATCGACGGCGTGCTGTACGCCACCGACCTCGACCGGGGCATCCGGGCCGCCAACGCCGGGAACGGCAACCGGATCCGGCTCTGCGAGGACGGCAACCGCTTGACGCGAGAAGGTTCGTGCGGGCCGGGACGGCGCTGCAGCACTGCTCCGCCGGTGACATGGGCGGCGGCATCATCGCGCTGGTGGCCGGGGCCGGCAGGGTGCGTGCGCTGTACCTGGACCGACAGCACGGACGCCACCGGCCCACTGCCAGGTCGCCCTGTCGGGCAACCGGCTGCTGGTGACGGGCGGGCAGGAGGTCCACGCCCTGCCGGCCGTCCGACGCTGTCGTCCGCCGCTGACGCTGTCGTACGCCGCCGGTCGCGCGATGCCCTGTGGAGGGGCGGCCGAGCGCGGAAGCAGCCACTGCCATTAGTCTCCGTTAGCTGA
- a CDS encoding FtsK/SpoIIIE domain-containing protein, with translation MRMLVTVVQEGGEPHDVVIATDDMATAGDVAEVLGAALGQPAPHPGHGAGNVVQMPGTTAVPMPGYGAAATRAPSLWADGLYCDPEAPAATVLRDGMRVSVDDSIGPLLRKGEPVGQYELRVAGGPAAGRVVRLGVGAATVGSAPTCTLPVSDPSLPQVALRVTIDLQGDTKVSAEGGAEVLLDDEAVETAASWPLGGVVRIGDSLLVLDRVAEPDAHLSLMSEGGLAYNRPPRLSPLRPRRRLVVPVPPGKGEKAKFQLLMAIMPLFFGLGMYFVTKQIYMLAFCLMSPLMMLGQWISENREGKKKDKTSLKQYKKDFAQHKAELAVLGKEEQRARRQDAPDPAEILLFATGPRRRLWERRLTDPDAMLLRIGVGGLESDVELALARGGVSGDEESPQPPVLPDVPVTLPFTRLGVVGIAGDRARAMATARWISVQAAVLHSPRDLSLVSLSATQAAGAEWHWTHWLPHTNPEQGQDCVALVGFDSEGITRRVNELLNELTRRKAAREQQNAMGQLYPDANILLILDGARLLRRVPGVPQLLTEGPQYGIIALCIDEDERLLPEECKAVVAWSPDAAHHVRVRGYGMEGVGDILADQVTYEWCELLARSLAPVRDVSRDDAGAALPTSARLLNLLNMPNPTGADVERVWHTGGATTSAPIGIAADGPFVLDIRRDGPHALVAGTTGAGKSELLQTIIASLAVANRPDALNYVLIDYKGGSAFMDCARLPHTVGMVSDLDAHLTERALASLAAELHRRERILFDAAAKDIEDYNDTRKLRPELEPMPRLVLVIDEFASLVAELPDFIAGLVDIARRGRSLGVHLVLATQRPAGVVSADIRANTNLRIALRVTDASESQDVIDAPDSGAIAKSTPGRMYVRSGAQSLVGVQSARIGGRRPATGQTGPKATLLPLAWNAYSRPLPKQDQAGDDGTMVTDLAVLVDAVRDGAARMGYGEQRSPWLPPLGEQVTLQELEEYGAAGSGADVAPIPYGLIDLPAKQSRTPLALDLVHGEHTLLLGGARSGRSTALRTLAGSLARATSPHDVHLYGIDCGSNALLPLMRLPHVGAVVTRDEPDRVRRLIDRLLAEIARRQRLLAMEGASSTAEQRAGAAPEDRLPWMVLLLDSWEGFASTFENYNYGSLLEAAQRIFREGSAVGLKVVMTADRSGLSGHVSSAFADRLVMRFADPSDYATAGLQPREVPKNMPPGRALRITDMGVNETQIGLLAEDPAGQAQVRALREIAEEARARYARIPAQRRPLRVDALPSRITASEALALDPDFAPSSRLWALIGVGGDELHPVGVDLEENGPGFVIAGPPKSGRSTVLLAATESLLRSGTPVVLVTPRRSPLRDLEGRDGVLGVLNADSREDDLTELTAKAPNGTYVVVADDAELLYDTSLDEALEAVVRKGADGGIGLLAAGTTDSLSGQYRGFAVEARKSRNGVLLTPQSPSDGELFGIRLPANSGGGTAGSGLFVSGGSFMPIQGVMNG, from the coding sequence ATGCGGATGCTGGTCACGGTCGTGCAGGAAGGTGGTGAGCCGCACGACGTTGTGATCGCAACGGACGACATGGCCACCGCCGGCGATGTTGCCGAGGTGTTGGGGGCGGCCCTCGGGCAACCCGCACCACACCCGGGCCACGGCGCGGGGAACGTGGTGCAGATGCCGGGCACGACCGCAGTCCCGATGCCCGGCTACGGAGCGGCGGCGACCCGGGCTCCCTCGCTGTGGGCCGACGGTCTGTACTGCGATCCGGAGGCACCGGCCGCCACCGTACTGCGCGACGGCATGCGCGTGTCCGTGGACGACTCGATAGGCCCGCTCCTGCGCAAGGGCGAGCCGGTCGGCCAGTACGAGTTGAGGGTGGCCGGCGGACCCGCGGCCGGCCGGGTGGTCCGGCTGGGCGTGGGAGCGGCAACCGTGGGATCCGCGCCGACCTGCACGTTGCCCGTGTCCGACCCGTCGCTGCCGCAGGTCGCGCTCCGGGTGACGATCGACTTGCAGGGCGACACCAAGGTCAGTGCCGAAGGCGGCGCCGAGGTCCTGCTCGACGACGAAGCGGTGGAGACCGCGGCGTCCTGGCCGCTCGGCGGCGTCGTCCGGATCGGCGACTCGCTCCTCGTCCTCGACCGGGTGGCCGAGCCCGACGCCCATCTGTCCCTGATGAGCGAAGGCGGCCTCGCCTACAACCGCCCGCCCAGGCTGTCCCCCCTCAGACCCCGACGACGGCTCGTGGTGCCGGTCCCGCCCGGCAAGGGGGAGAAGGCCAAGTTCCAGCTCCTCATGGCGATCATGCCCCTGTTCTTCGGTCTGGGCATGTACTTCGTCACCAAACAGATCTACATGCTGGCGTTCTGCCTCATGAGCCCGCTGATGATGCTCGGCCAGTGGATCAGCGAGAACCGCGAGGGCAAGAAGAAGGACAAGACCTCGCTGAAGCAGTACAAGAAGGACTTCGCGCAACACAAGGCCGAACTGGCCGTCCTCGGCAAGGAGGAGCAGCGCGCCCGCCGCCAGGACGCCCCCGACCCGGCCGAGATCCTGCTCTTCGCCACCGGCCCGCGCCGCCGCCTGTGGGAACGTCGTCTCACCGACCCCGACGCGATGCTGCTCAGGATCGGCGTCGGCGGGCTTGAGTCCGACGTGGAACTCGCCCTGGCGCGCGGCGGCGTGTCGGGCGACGAGGAGAGTCCGCAGCCCCCGGTCCTGCCGGACGTCCCGGTCACCCTCCCCTTCACCCGGCTCGGCGTCGTCGGGATCGCCGGTGACCGCGCGCGGGCGATGGCCACCGCCCGCTGGATCAGCGTCCAGGCCGCCGTCCTGCACAGCCCCCGGGACCTCTCCCTCGTGTCCCTGTCGGCGACCCAGGCGGCCGGAGCGGAGTGGCACTGGACCCACTGGCTGCCCCACACCAACCCCGAACAGGGCCAGGACTGCGTGGCGTTGGTCGGCTTCGACTCGGAAGGCATCACCCGCAGGGTCAACGAGCTGCTGAACGAGCTGACCCGGCGCAAGGCGGCCCGCGAACAGCAGAACGCCATGGGGCAGTTGTATCCGGACGCCAACATCCTGCTCATCCTGGACGGCGCCCGCCTCCTCCGGCGCGTCCCCGGCGTCCCCCAACTCCTCACCGAGGGGCCGCAGTACGGCATCATCGCCCTCTGCATCGACGAGGACGAGCGGCTCCTCCCCGAGGAGTGCAAGGCCGTCGTCGCCTGGTCCCCGGACGCGGCTCATCACGTCCGGGTGCGCGGCTACGGCATGGAGGGCGTGGGCGACATCCTGGCGGACCAGGTCACCTACGAGTGGTGCGAGCTGCTCGCCCGCTCCCTGGCGCCGGTTCGGGACGTCAGCCGCGACGACGCCGGCGCCGCGCTGCCGACCTCGGCCCGGCTGCTGAACCTGCTGAACATGCCCAACCCCACCGGAGCGGACGTGGAACGCGTCTGGCACACGGGTGGCGCGACAACCTCCGCCCCGATCGGCATCGCGGCGGACGGCCCGTTCGTCCTGGACATCCGCAGGGACGGACCGCACGCGCTGGTGGCCGGTACGACCGGTGCCGGTAAGTCGGAGCTGCTGCAGACGATCATCGCCTCACTCGCGGTGGCGAACCGTCCGGACGCCCTGAACTACGTACTCATCGACTACAAGGGCGGCAGCGCGTTCATGGACTGCGCCCGGCTGCCCCACACCGTCGGCATGGTCAGCGACCTCGACGCCCATCTCACCGAGCGGGCCCTGGCCTCCCTCGCGGCCGAGCTGCACCGGCGCGAGCGAATCCTCTTCGACGCGGCCGCCAAGGACATCGAGGACTACAACGACACCCGCAAGCTCCGCCCCGAGCTGGAGCCCATGCCCCGACTCGTGCTGGTGATCGACGAGTTCGCCTCCCTGGTCGCCGAACTCCCGGACTTCATCGCGGGCCTGGTCGACATCGCCCGTCGAGGACGTTCACTGGGCGTGCACCTGGTGCTGGCGACACAGCGCCCGGCGGGTGTGGTGAGCGCGGACATCCGGGCCAACACGAACCTCCGGATCGCGCTGCGCGTGACGGACGCCTCGGAATCCCAGGACGTCATCGACGCCCCGGACTCGGGCGCGATCGCGAAGTCGACCCCCGGTCGCATGTACGTCCGCTCCGGCGCCCAGTCCCTGGTCGGCGTGCAGTCGGCCCGTATCGGTGGCCGCCGCCCGGCAACGGGACAGACCGGCCCGAAGGCGACGCTCCTGCCCCTGGCCTGGAACGCCTACAGCCGACCGCTCCCCAAGCAGGACCAGGCCGGCGACGACGGCACCATGGTCACCGACCTGGCGGTCCTGGTCGACGCGGTCCGCGACGGGGCGGCCCGCATGGGCTACGGCGAACAGCGCAGCCCGTGGCTGCCGCCGCTGGGGGAACAGGTGACCCTGCAGGAACTGGAGGAGTACGGGGCGGCGGGTTCCGGTGCCGACGTGGCGCCGATCCCGTACGGCCTCATCGACCTTCCCGCGAAGCAGAGCCGCACGCCGCTCGCCCTTGACCTGGTCCACGGCGAGCACACGCTGCTGCTCGGCGGCGCCCGCTCCGGCCGCTCGACGGCCCTGCGCACGCTGGCCGGTTCGCTGGCACGCGCCACTTCCCCGCACGACGTGCACCTCTACGGCATCGACTGCGGCTCCAACGCCCTCCTGCCGCTGATGCGGCTGCCGCACGTGGGCGCCGTGGTCACCCGCGACGAACCCGATCGCGTACGACGCCTGATCGACCGCCTGCTCGCTGAGATCGCCCGCCGGCAGCGGCTGCTCGCGATGGAGGGCGCGTCCAGTACCGCCGAGCAGCGCGCCGGGGCGGCGCCGGAGGACCGTCTGCCGTGGATGGTGCTCCTCCTGGACAGCTGGGAGGGCTTCGCCTCCACCTTCGAGAACTACAACTACGGCTCGCTGCTCGAAGCGGCCCAGCGAATTTTCCGTGAAGGTTCGGCGGTGGGGCTGAAGGTGGTGATGACGGCCGACCGCAGCGGCCTGAGCGGTCACGTCTCCTCCGCTTTCGCGGACCGGCTCGTCATGCGTTTCGCCGACCCGAGCGACTACGCCACGGCCGGCCTCCAGCCCCGCGAGGTCCCGAAGAACATGCCCCCGGGCCGTGCGCTGCGGATCACCGACATGGGCGTGAACGAGACCCAGATCGGTCTCCTTGCCGAGGACCCGGCGGGGCAGGCGCAGGTGCGCGCCCTGCGTGAGATCGCGGAGGAGGCGCGAGCACGTTACGCCCGTATTCCCGCCCAGCGCCGCCCTCTGCGGGTGGACGCACTGCCGTCCCGCATCACGGCGTCGGAGGCACTGGCCCTGGACCCCGACTTCGCTCCGTCGTCCCGCCTCTGGGCGCTGATCGGCGTGGGCGGCGACGAACTCCACCCCGTCGGCGTCGACCTGGAGGAGAACGGCCCCGGCTTCGTCATCGCGGGCCCGCCGAAGTCCGGCCGCTCCACCGTGCTGCTGGCCGCCACGGAGTCCCTGCTGCGCTCCGGCACCCCCGTGGTGCTGGTCACCCCGCGACGCTCCCCGCTCCGTGACCTGGAGGGCAGGGACGGAGTCCTGGGCGTGCTCAACGCCGACAGCCGTGAGGACGACCTGACGGAGCTGACCGCCAAGGCGCCGAACGGCACCTACGTGGTCGTCGCCGACGATGCCGAACTCCTCTACGACACAAGCCTCGACGAGGCCCTGGAGGCAGTCGTCCGCAAGGGCGCCGACGGCGGCATCGGCCTGCTCGCAGCCGGCACGACGGACAGCCTCTCCGGGCAGTACCGAGGCTTCGCCGTCGAGGCACGCAAGTCCCGCAACGGCGTACTGCTGACACCCCAGAGCCCGTCGGACGGCGAACTCTTCGGCATCCGGCTCCCCGCGAACAGCGGGGGCGGCACGGCGGGCAGCGGACTGTTCGTGTCGGGTGGGTCGTTCATGCCGATTCAGGGGGTCATGAACGGCTGA
- a CDS encoding WXG100 family type VII secretion target encodes MDRGADLQQLRELSKLFAHKAHDLQVLIKDLDGKTSHSEGFWKGPKADRFRHDWHDVKPTFSKWVDTLNEASKSAQTSADNIERAT; translated from the coding sequence ATGGATCGCGGTGCAGATCTTCAGCAACTCCGGGAGCTTTCCAAGCTCTTCGCTCACAAGGCTCACGACCTCCAGGTCCTGATCAAGGACCTGGACGGCAAGACGAGCCACAGCGAGGGCTTCTGGAAGGGCCCCAAGGCCGACCGCTTCCGCCACGACTGGCACGACGTCAAGCCGACGTTCTCGAAGTGGGTCGACACCCTGAACGAGGCCAGCAAGTCGGCGCAGACGAGCGCCGACAACATCGAGCGCGCCACCTGA
- a CDS encoding PE-PGRS family protein, whose amino-acid sequence MRNVNPDDLDQLAKLFDGRGGVQDKLDEAFARASRLGVSGKLTAVKPLRTWVSDTAPDLRKRAAIARLEDGDPEAGLRWAGFDPKDIVKAGVYLKAPGVLLIANAMAISGDSKADAFRRKSRESLDDWVDRLRAHGVAQIPALTPYEKEIAEILGDVGDATSTMGHGGSAAFHSVNLTKVLVGNSITQGALRAHKARFVGLLQRFQGRYTWVPEKVAEWAVKLDEWNPPVKSLAAPGTWLPSKLAGVASGNPVYQDASRIPLLNGSLLTRVGEAYDAVRAHRLMNTRVLFGVSGNGLIDGIVGSDKVAKMYGGLTHAGQIPGRAGQASLWKVAKNVYADQRLFGEGRLAAMGKGLKFAGKASGALRTAGVVGGLASTGYSVANVWVQGKPAAAFKKKGAGYVADVAEIGFNASLTAATVAPNPFTIGAVAVTGAVYAGAKVVEHWDDINKGAGKAADRVGNKAKDLGKSIAKSKANPMNWF is encoded by the coding sequence ATGAGGAACGTCAACCCGGATGACCTGGATCAGCTCGCCAAGCTGTTCGACGGCAGGGGCGGAGTACAGGACAAGCTCGACGAGGCTTTCGCCAGGGCTTCGCGACTGGGCGTCAGCGGCAAGCTGACAGCCGTCAAGCCCCTGCGGACCTGGGTCTCCGACACGGCGCCGGATCTACGGAAGAGGGCCGCCATCGCGCGGCTGGAGGACGGAGATCCAGAAGCCGGCCTTCGATGGGCCGGATTCGACCCCAAGGACATCGTCAAGGCCGGCGTCTACCTCAAGGCTCCGGGTGTCCTTCTCATTGCCAACGCGATGGCCATCAGCGGCGATTCGAAAGCGGATGCCTTCCGCCGCAAGTCGAGGGAGTCCCTTGACGACTGGGTCGACCGGCTGCGCGCGCATGGCGTCGCACAGATTCCGGCGCTGACGCCCTACGAGAAGGAGATCGCGGAGATCCTCGGTGATGTCGGCGATGCCACGTCCACAATGGGGCACGGCGGGTCTGCCGCCTTCCACTCGGTGAATCTCACCAAAGTATTGGTGGGGAATTCCATTACCCAGGGTGCCTTGCGTGCGCACAAGGCGCGGTTCGTCGGACTCCTTCAGCGGTTCCAGGGTCGGTACACATGGGTGCCCGAGAAAGTTGCCGAATGGGCGGTCAAGCTTGACGAGTGGAATCCTCCCGTCAAGTCTCTGGCAGCCCCTGGTACGTGGTTGCCGAGTAAGCTGGCGGGCGTCGCCTCTGGAAATCCCGTTTACCAGGACGCCAGTCGGATTCCCTTGCTCAACGGTTCTCTTCTCACCCGAGTCGGTGAGGCCTATGACGCTGTACGCGCCCATAGGCTCATGAACACGAGAGTTCTCTTCGGCGTGAGCGGTAACGGGCTGATAGATGGGATCGTCGGCTCCGACAAGGTCGCGAAAATGTACGGCGGCCTGACGCACGCCGGGCAGATTCCCGGGCGTGCCGGGCAGGCCAGCCTGTGGAAGGTCGCCAAGAACGTGTATGCCGACCAGCGTCTCTTCGGCGAGGGGCGGCTGGCCGCGATGGGCAAGGGGCTGAAATTCGCAGGGAAGGCCAGCGGCGCACTTCGCACCGCCGGTGTCGTGGGCGGGCTGGCTTCGACCGGCTACAGCGTCGCCAATGTCTGGGTGCAGGGTAAGCCTGCCGCTGCCTTCAAGAAGAAGGGTGCCGGTTATGTGGCCGACGTGGCCGAGATCGGTTTCAATGCCTCGCTGACGGCGGCGACAGTGGCTCCGAACCCCTTCACCATCGGCGCAGTCGCGGTCACCGGTGCTGTCTATGCGGGAGCTAAGGTCGTGGAGCACTGGGACGACATCAATAAGGGCGCCGGTAAGGCCGCCGACCGGGTCGGCAACAAGGCAAAGGACCTGGGGAAGAGCATCGCCAAGTCCAAAGCGAATCCCATGAACTGGTTCTAG
- a CDS encoding PE-PGRS family protein, whose product MRTVNPDDLEQLAKLLDGRGGVQDKIDEAFTRASRLGVSSNLTALKPLRSWVSDTAPDLRKRAVIARLESGDPEAGVLWAGFSAKDLDKYLKEHKGEGLSPDEILLANSVAASDDPDADVFKRKSNESLNDWISRIKTHALEQIPGLKPHAATIMSVIDLYGDWKSVNGTTATVTIQGAALTKVLLGNSFKRGLLRTWKTRIGVTLRGTNNGLLRWSGTKLIKYTPPIRSLGAPGSWFPSKLSQWAQTVPGTKGKVAEWTGKGYDAIRGLKFMKSPIWKSVSANKAIDFVVGSDSIAARYGGLTHSGQAVARAGNASLFKVSGNIYSKARGLGFGRTASLGKGLAGAGKVAGVLRGAGIAGSAAATVFSTANVVAQGNPVKAFQRNGAAYVGDVAEAGFNASMTAAMIAPNPVTIGLAVGFGAVYVGAKVVEHWDDIKKGAGEAKKWVGDKVHDLGKSIAKSKANPMNWF is encoded by the coding sequence GTGAGGACCGTAAACCCGGATGACCTGGAACAGCTCGCCAAGCTCTTGGACGGGCGGGGCGGGGTCCAGGACAAGATCGACGAGGCCTTCACCAGAGCCTCACGTCTGGGTGTTTCCAGCAACCTGACCGCCCTCAAGCCACTGCGGAGCTGGGTTTCCGACACGGCCCCGGATCTGCGCAAGCGCGCGGTGATCGCCCGGCTGGAGAGCGGTGACCCGGAAGCCGGTGTGCTCTGGGCCGGCTTCAGCGCCAAGGACCTCGACAAGTACCTCAAGGAGCACAAGGGCGAGGGACTTTCCCCCGACGAGATCCTTCTTGCCAACTCCGTGGCCGCCAGCGACGATCCGGACGCCGACGTCTTCAAGCGGAAGTCCAACGAGTCCCTCAACGACTGGATCTCGCGGATCAAAACGCATGCTCTGGAACAGATCCCGGGACTCAAGCCGCACGCTGCGACGATCATGAGCGTGATCGACCTGTACGGCGACTGGAAGTCGGTCAACGGAACCACGGCCACCGTGACCATTCAGGGTGCGGCCCTGACCAAGGTCCTGCTCGGCAACTCGTTCAAGAGGGGTCTGCTGCGGACCTGGAAGACCCGTATCGGAGTCACGCTCCGCGGGACCAACAACGGCCTGCTGCGGTGGTCGGGCACCAAGCTCATCAAGTACACGCCGCCGATCCGCTCCCTCGGCGCTCCCGGCAGCTGGTTCCCGAGCAAACTCAGTCAGTGGGCCCAGACTGTCCCGGGCACCAAGGGCAAGGTCGCCGAGTGGACGGGCAAGGGCTACGACGCCATCCGTGGCCTGAAGTTCATGAAGTCGCCCATCTGGAAGAGCGTTTCGGCCAACAAGGCCATCGACTTCGTCGTCGGTTCCGACTCGATTGCGGCTCGGTATGGAGGGCTCACTCACTCGGGACAAGCGGTCGCGCGTGCCGGCAACGCGAGTCTCTTCAAGGTGTCGGGCAACATCTACTCAAAGGCCCGCGGTCTCGGATTCGGCCGAACGGCGTCTCTGGGCAAGGGGCTGGCCGGTGCGGGCAAGGTGGCAGGCGTCCTGCGCGGAGCGGGCATCGCCGGAAGCGCGGCCGCGACGGTCTTCAGCACCGCGAACGTTGTCGCGCAGGGCAACCCCGTCAAGGCCTTCCAGCGCAACGGCGCTGCTTACGTCGGTGACGTTGCCGAGGCCGGCTTCAACGCCTCCATGACCGCGGCCATGATCGCTCCCAACCCCGTCACCATCGGCCTCGCTGTCGGCTTCGGAGCGGTCTATGTCGGCGCCAAGGTCGTCGAGCACTGGGACGACATCAAGAAGGGTGCCGGAGAGGCTAAGAAGTGGGTCGGCGACAAGGTTCATGACTTGGGCAAGAGCATCGCCAAGTCCAAAGCGAATCCCATGAACTGGTTCTGA
- a CDS encoding C2 family cysteine protease, whose protein sequence is MVFRGFDAAKLTALAGDLDTLAGQSGRLHTQLASVLTSAQQNLPAGQNASRDPDLQDLVGDVIPMPSFFGGRRRLPGSLGGELGDMQSSMKRRIKQLEGAQQLAERGYPVSDASVFLDENPANAQKVDDALRHLQELQGKDFGTNGNRDDLERVSGELDGLTAAEMDALVSKASPKDLAFYNQLVSCTDDSGWNPFDENGLPEDKRRATLGGMLSKISPENFGKFQAAFPGMQPDVTNTGAWEQGGNNQNGQTNNGIHWETPTDPLFVDGVSADDVNQRQFGDCWYVASLAGLAQKDPKFLQEGIKQKPNGTVSVRVWDKGGNYQWVTMTPDLPTDSNGSPITTYGNGESWPAYYEKAFAIAYSDDGDGERGYGGVEGDDPKKSAPYLTGKEGEDLTTGGFLGIGEHEDKSLDGLKKAFDSGKVVTVSTPADEKLDKDHPKEWGNTYCTNHAYYVRGFTADGKVILGNPWGTSGYPPITVSQEQFNKYFGGAEAFDVP, encoded by the coding sequence ATGGTCTTCAGGGGGTTCGACGCCGCCAAACTCACGGCGCTCGCAGGCGACCTCGATACGCTCGCCGGGCAATCCGGGCGACTGCACACCCAGCTCGCCTCCGTCCTGACCAGCGCCCAGCAGAATCTTCCGGCCGGGCAGAACGCCTCGCGCGATCCCGATCTCCAGGATCTCGTCGGTGACGTGATCCCGATGCCGTCGTTCTTCGGAGGGCGGCGGCGTCTGCCCGGTTCCCTCGGCGGAGAGCTCGGCGACATGCAGTCGTCGATGAAGCGTCGCATCAAGCAGTTGGAGGGGGCGCAGCAGCTGGCGGAGCGAGGCTATCCCGTCAGCGACGCCAGCGTCTTTCTCGACGAGAACCCGGCCAACGCACAGAAGGTCGACGATGCCTTGCGTCACCTTCAGGAGCTGCAGGGCAAGGACTTCGGGACCAACGGCAACCGTGACGACCTGGAGAGGGTCTCCGGTGAACTCGACGGGCTGACGGCCGCCGAGATGGACGCGCTCGTGTCGAAGGCCTCCCCCAAGGATCTCGCGTTCTACAACCAGCTCGTCAGCTGCACCGACGACTCGGGCTGGAATCCGTTCGACGAGAACGGCCTGCCCGAGGACAAGCGACGGGCGACCCTGGGCGGGATGCTGTCCAAGATCAGCCCGGAGAACTTCGGCAAGTTCCAGGCGGCCTTCCCCGGCATGCAACCGGACGTCACCAACACGGGCGCCTGGGAGCAGGGCGGCAACAACCAGAACGGCCAGACCAACAACGGCATCCACTGGGAGACGCCCACCGACCCGCTGTTCGTCGACGGCGTCTCGGCCGACGACGTCAACCAGCGCCAGTTCGGCGACTGCTGGTACGTCGCCTCGCTGGCCGGCCTGGCGCAGAAGGACCCCAAGTTCCTCCAGGAAGGCATCAAGCAGAAGCCGAACGGCACGGTCAGCGTCCGCGTCTGGGACAAGGGCGGCAACTACCAGTGGGTCACCATGACCCCCGATCTGCCGACCGACAGCAACGGCTCCCCCATCACCACGTACGGCAACGGCGAGTCCTGGCCGGCGTACTACGAGAAGGCCTTCGCGATCGCCTACTCGGACGATGGTGACGGCGAGCGCGGCTACGGCGGTGTCGAGGGCGACGACCCCAAGAAGTCCGCGCCGTATCTGACCGGCAAGGAGGGCGAGGACCTCACCACCGGCGGCTTCCTGGGCATCGGCGAGCACGAGGACAAGAGCCTGGACGGGCTGAAGAAGGCCTTCGACTCCGGCAAGGTCGTCACCGTCTCCACGCCGGCCGACGAGAAACTGGACAAGGACCACCCCAAGGAGTGGGGCAACACCTACTGCACCAACCACGCGTACTACGTACGCGGCTTCACCGCCGACGGCAAGGTCATCCTCGGCAACCCCTGGGGGACGTCGGGCTACCCGCCGATTACGGTGTCGCAGGAGCAGTTCAACAAGTACTTCGGGGGAGCCGAGGCATTCGATGTCCCCTGA
- a CDS encoding RDD family protein, with translation MDSKDLFGVPREQRLNRNADVVPTPASMGRRYGAATIDGTLAVVCAGISGLQYVLSLPVSEAPPLTDGTLWLRIFAGGIGVSLVNQVLLVLLFRCSVGKLLAGTRVVKLTDGGRPRLWQLFGRWIGGIAYGLTILPLGFILGGSDAPPLDFAGLRIVAAVDMRSGQA, from the coding sequence GTGGATTCGAAAGACCTGTTCGGTGTGCCACGGGAGCAGCGCCTGAACCGGAATGCTGATGTGGTGCCGACGCCTGCGTCCATGGGGCGTCGCTATGGGGCGGCGACCATTGACGGAACGTTGGCTGTTGTCTGCGCGGGCATTTCCGGACTGCAGTATGTGCTGAGCCTCCCGGTGTCGGAGGCGCCTCCACTCACAGACGGGACTCTGTGGCTGCGGATCTTCGCCGGAGGGATCGGTGTCTCCTTGGTCAACCAGGTGTTGCTGGTCCTGCTGTTCCGCTGCAGCGTGGGCAAGCTGCTCGCTGGCACCCGTGTGGTCAAACTGACGGACGGCGGCAGGCCGCGGCTGTGGCAGCTCTTCGGCCGGTGGATCGGCGGTATCGCGTACGGCCTCACGATCCTGCCCCTTGGATTCATTCTGGGAGGCAGCGATGCGCCCCCGCTTGATTTCGCCGGGTTGCGCATCGTGGCGGCTGTGGACATGCGGTCCGGACAGGCCTGA